The Deinococcus sonorensis KR-87 genome includes a window with the following:
- a CDS encoding aminopeptidase — MDNQSFEQSLRNYADLTVQVGAGVQPGQRVLIESPVDAAPLARELVRAAYRAGASFADVRWDDDQVVLARFEAAPDDTFETISRWRVDAEMEVAEAGGSVIAIRATNPNLLGSVDAGRVSTHQRALATYRRPYSRIQMSNRLNWNLISAPVQDWATLMFPDATPEEAVQQQWAAIFAATRVDQPDPVAAWKAHLATLKARRELLTSKQYHALHFRGGETDLTVGLADDHIWGGGSADTTSGITFTANIPTEEVWTAPHRERVDGTVVSTKPLSYNGTLIDGIRIRFEGGRIVEASARQGEATLRQLIDTDEGSHRLGEVALVPHSSPISRSGLFFYNTLYDENAASHIAIGAAYRFNVQGGIDMSEEEFAAKGGNSSLTHVDWMIGSADMDVDGVLKDGSHEPVMRAGEFVI, encoded by the coding sequence ATGGACAACCAGAGCTTTGAGCAGAGTCTCCGCAACTATGCCGATCTGACGGTGCAGGTGGGGGCCGGCGTGCAGCCGGGCCAGCGCGTGCTCATCGAGTCGCCGGTGGACGCCGCACCGCTGGCCCGTGAACTGGTCCGGGCCGCGTACCGGGCAGGTGCCAGCTTCGCGGACGTGCGCTGGGACGACGATCAGGTGGTGCTGGCCCGCTTCGAGGCGGCGCCGGACGACACCTTTGAGACCATCAGCCGCTGGCGGGTGGACGCCGAGATGGAGGTGGCCGAGGCGGGCGGCAGCGTCATCGCCATCCGGGCCACCAACCCCAACCTGCTGGGCAGCGTGGACGCCGGGCGCGTGAGCACCCACCAGCGGGCGCTCGCCACCTACCGGCGGCCCTACTCGCGCATCCAGATGAGCAACCGGCTGAACTGGAACCTGATCAGCGCCCCGGTGCAGGACTGGGCCACCCTGATGTTCCCGGACGCCACACCGGAGGAGGCGGTGCAGCAGCAGTGGGCCGCCATCTTCGCCGCCACCCGCGTCGACCAGCCGGACCCGGTGGCGGCCTGGAAGGCGCACCTCGCGACCCTGAAGGCTCGCCGTGAGCTGCTGACCAGCAAGCAGTACCACGCGCTGCACTTCCGGGGCGGTGAGACTGACCTGACGGTGGGCCTCGCCGACGACCACATCTGGGGCGGTGGGAGCGCCGACACCACCTCCGGCATCACCTTCACGGCCAACATTCCCACCGAGGAGGTCTGGACTGCCCCGCACCGCGAGCGGGTGGACGGCACGGTGGTCAGCACCAAGCCGCTCTCCTACAACGGCACCCTGATCGACGGGATTCGCATCCGCTTCGAGGGCGGGCGCATCGTGGAGGCCAGCGCCCGCCAGGGCGAGGCGACCCTGCGGCAGCTGATCGACACCGACGAGGGCTCGCACCGCCTGGGCGAGGTGGCGCTGGTGCCGCACTCCAGCCCCATCAGCCGCTCGGGTCTGTTCTTCTACAACACCCTCTACGACGAGAACGCCGCCAGCCACATCGCCATCGGGGCCGCCTACCGCTTCAACGTGCAGGGCGGCATCGACATGAGTGAGGAGGAGTTCGCTGCGAAGGGCGGCAACAGCAGCCTGACTCACGTGGACTGGATGATTGGCAGCGCCGACATGGACGTGGACGGCGTCCTGAAGGACGGCAGCCACGAGCCGGTGATGCGGGCCGGCGAATTCGTGATCTGA